CGAAGGCTTCTTCCTCATTCCGTCCCGCTCCCACATAACGGATATCCTGGTCCTTCAAGTGCTTCAAGGTATCCAAAAGTCCTTCTTGGCCTTGATCCAGGATGTGATTGTTAGCCAGATTAACGGCCTCTACTCCCGCATCTCGGAGAGCCGGCAATACGTCCGGTGAGGACTTGAATACGAATTTCTTATTGGCCGCGCCAACGCCTCCGGTCGTAACCGGCGTTTCCAGATTAAGCACGGTTAGATCGTCCTCCAGGAATGCGGTGCCCAGATGCTTGAAGGGATAATCATATCCGTGCTTCTTCAGCTCAGCCTCCACCTTGCCCGAGAACAAGGTATCCCCTGCAAAATGCATAACCACCCGCTTTGCCATCGCGGAATCGGTAGGATCATCTGTTGCGCTGCCTTCTGGCTCGGTCCTATCGGAACCTGGGGGTTCGCCAGTCTCCGTCGTCTTCGGAGGCTTCGAATCCGCCCCCTCCCCGTCAGCTTGTTGTCCGGAGCCGGGGCTATCCGCCTGATCCCCTTCCATGCCAAAGTCCGGCATACCAAGCGGATAAGCCGTTTGCTGAACAGGATTTTCCTTAAATTTAAAATGATAGACAAGCAAAGCAGCGATCATAAAAATCAAACATAAGTTAAGCATGATCCAAACCCGTCCGGTTCGCTGCTTACGGGCCTTCTTCTCGGCCTTGCTTTTCTCTGATCGTGACAGATGCATAGGTCACTCCTTTATTCACTTATGAGCTCGCGTTATAAGTCGCTTCCCCCATTATACCAGCTTCCATATAAAGAATAGAACCCCCCGTCACCGGGGAGTTCTATATCTAAGCTTCTATTCGAATTTCCGGTAATAACGGATTTACAGACCTATCAAGGTGATCACGGAATCGCTGAGCGCTTCCATGTAAAGCGGGTCACTGTTCAAGGAGTCGATACGCTCAAGCCGCATATCCATTTCCTTGGCAATGCTTTTGGCTTCAATATCCAGATCGTACAGGACCTCAAGATGATCCGAGACGAAACCGACCGGCGCAACCAGTACATCCTCGACCTGCTCTTCTTTATTCAACGTTTGCAGCGTATCCAGAATGTCAGGACCGAGCCAAGGCTCCGCCGTCCGACCAGCACTTTGCCATGTGAACTGCCACTTCTTGACGCCGGCCTGTTCGGCTACGGCTTTGGATGTCTCGAGCAGCTGCTCCTGATAGGGATCTCCGATGGACAAAATGCGTTCCGGGAGGCTGTGAGCACTGAACAGCACTCTCACGCTGTCCCGGTCAGCCCCTGCTTCCTCGAACTGGTTCAGCTTGGCGGACACCCGATCGGCAAAGGCCTCGATCAGTTTCGGATGCATGTGATAGCTCTCCACAAACGAGATCTCAAGTCCCAACTCATCCGCTTTGGCTTGAGCGCGCTTCACGTAGGATCCGATGCTCATGGTGGAGTAATGAGGTGCCAGCACGATGCCGACGGCTTCCTTAATGCCGTCCCGCACCATTTGCTCAACACCATCTTCGATGTACGGTGCTGCGTGCTTTAGTCCCTGATAGCATACAAACTCAAGATCGATCGCGCGAGGATCCGCATTTAATGTATCCTCCAGCGTGCGTACCTGTCGGTCCGTATTCTCCCGGAGTGGAAAGACCCCCCCAACAATCGCCTCATAGCGGTCAGTAAGCTCCTTGAGCTGCTCCTCCGACGGCTTGTTCCCGCGACGGATGTGGGTATAATAACTCTCGATTCCTTCCATGTTCTCCGGAGTACCGTAGGACATAACCAACACGCCAATCTTGTTCTTCATACCAACTCACCTCTGACTAATAAAATATTCAACATTTAAGAGCGTTGTGCACCTGCGTGCAGTGCCTGAGCGGAGTATTCGTGAATATACGATGTCAACTCACGCAGTTTCTCTAGCGAAGCCTCCGGGAATAAACCGTGCCCTAGATTAAACACAAAGCCGGGCTCCTGAATCCCTTGATCGATAATCTCCTTCGCATACTGCTGGATGACCGGCATCGGTCCGGTCAGAACGGTCGGGTCCAGATTGCCCTGAACAGCATACTTATGCTCTAAACGGCTGCGTCCTTCTGCAATGGACACTCGCCAGTCGAGACCGATGACATCCGTGCTGAGATGCGTAAGCGTAGGGAGCAGCTCACCCGAGCTCACGCCTGGAAAATAAATTTTCGGAACACTCAGGTCCTGAAGCTCCGCAAAAATACGCGTAATCGTTGGTAGGACAAACGTTTGGAAATCCTGTGGAGACAATGCCCCCACCCAGCTGTCGAACAATTGAAACGCTTTCCCGCCGTTAGCGACGTGGGCACGCAAATAAGCGATCACCATATCCCCAAGTTTGTCCATCAGCGAGAACCATACCTTCGGCTCACTGTACATGAGCTCTTTCGTGCGAAGATAATTTTTGGATGGTCTGCCTTCGATCAGGTAGCTGGCAATCGTGAACGGAGCGCCGGCAAATGTGATAAGCGGCACTTCCAGCTCCTTATCCAGGATACGGATCGTCTCCAGGACATGTCCAAGATCCCCCTCGACATCAATCGGGCGTAGTTTCTCTACATCCGCCGCAGATCGGATCGGATTATCAATCACCGGGCCGATATTTTTCACGATATCGAAGTCTACCCCGATTGAGGCAACGGGATTCATAATATCGGAATATAAAATAGCCGCGTCTACACCAAGCTTCCGTACGGGCATCAAGGTTACCTCTGCCGCCAGCTCCGGTTGACTGCATATTTCCAGTAAGGAGTACTTTTCTTTAATCTTTCGATACTCCGGGTCGTAGCGTCCCGCTTGACGCATGTACCACACAGGAACATGATTCACTTCCTGCTTACGGCAAGCGCGAATGAATTGATCGTTATAGGTCATGATTAGGCCCCCATCAATGTGTATAAAGTTTCCTAAATTTCATTATGCCCTTTTTAAAAGTAAGTAACAACCGTCTTACATGGACATCCTATGAAAATCACATGACAATCTTATGACATTGTTAGCTTTTGGCACTTTTTAAATATGTTATACTGAAAGAACGGCATTTTTAGGGTACTCCCGCAATTCGCCCGGTCATTCCGGGCTCGACAGCTTAGAAAGGAAGTGAAGGGCACATTGACCAATTGGAAAATCAATCTCATTGTGCTTTGGTTCGGACAGTTTTTGGTCAACTCCGGGATGACAATGATCACCCCGTTCCTGACATTATACCTGGCGCAAGACCTGAATGTTGTTGGAGACCGGGAAATAGGACTATGGGCAGGATTGATATTCGCCGCCAACTTCCTGACATCATTCATTTTTCAACCGATCTGGGGAAAAGTCGCAGATAAATACGGACGCAAAATCATGCTGCTGCGCTCCGGCTTCGGCATGGCGCTGGTCATTGCCTGCATGGGCTTTGCTACCCATCCATGGCATCTGCTGGTTCTGCGTTTGCTGAACGGTACCATATCGGGATTTAATCCTGCGGCGATATCGCTCGTATCAAGCACGACGCCAAAGAATCGAATGGGATTTGCGATGGGCATCATGCAGTCGGGACAAGTTGCAGGCACCATTCTCGGTCCGTTGATCGGCGGACTCATGGCCAGTTGGGTCGGATTCCGGCCAATCTTCTATATCACCGGCGGACTGATCTTTGCCGCTTCGATGCTTGCCTTGTTCCTGGTTAAAGAAAACTTCAACCGCGAGCAGGCAGCCAAGGCGCCGCAGCCCTCGGTTATTGCCGGGCTTAAAGAGCTGAGCCACATTCCGCAGCTGCCGGCGTTATTCGCCGTCACGTTCCTGCTGCAATTCGCCATGATTAGTCCCATGGCACTGCTCCCGCTGTACGTTCAGAAACTGCATGGAACCGCGGTGGATATTGCGATATGGGCCGGGTTCGTTGTAGCCGTAACGGGGCTGTCAAACATGATCGCCTCCCCGATTCTCGGCAAGCTCAGCGACAAGGTCGGTGCGCACCGCATCTTGACCTACGCCTTGATCGGTACGGGACTTACGCTGATCCCGCAAGCCTTCGTTCAATCGGTGTGGCAGTTGATTATTGTGCGGTTCATGATGGGCGTCTTCATGGGCGGGCTGCTGCCGAGTGTCAACGCGCTGATTCGCTCTTACACGCCGGACGGCATGGAAAGCCGCTCCTTTGGTTTCAATACAAGCTCGCTTGCGCTTGGCAACATGCTGGGCGCGGTGATCGGCGGATTCTTATCCGGTTTCATCGGAATCGAAGGATTGTTTATTACTTCCGGCTGCCTGCTGATCATCAATATGATGTGGGTGAGACGAAAGCTGTTCTCGCAAAAGCCTTCGCCCAAATATCGTTGATCCCCCTGGGTCTGTCATCTAGATGGAGCGAGTCTCCCAAACCAAACAACAAAGGGCTGTCCCGTGGTCTACATCGACCCGTGGACAGCCCTTTGTTATATTCATGTACCCGTCAAATCACCTACATCCATGGGCCATGCGCCGGATTATACCAGGCGGCAAGCTACAAAATGACCCGATGCACTCCTTCCAATGGTTATCTGATCGTCCAGCACATCTCGCTATTGATTGTTTCATCCTTTAACTCGTGCAAGGATCAGCCCGTCATAAGCGGGCAGCAGCGTGCTGATCAGCCTCTTGTCCGTCGCGATGACTTCATTAAACCGGCGTACCGCTTGAACCGAAGGACCGTTCTTCTCCGAGTTCAGTGTTCTGCCGCGCAAAAAGCAGTTATCCCCAGCTATAAGCGCACCCGGATTCGCAAGCTCCAAGGCATATTCCAAGTACAGAGGATAGTTCTCCTTATCCGCATCAATAAAGAAAAAATCGAATGTCCGCCCTTCCTGCTTCAAAGCTTCCAGACTATCCGCCGCCGGACCGATGCGGTACTCCACCTGATCCTTGAATCCGGCCTTCTCCAGATGCCTGCCTGCAAGTTGCGCATATTCTTCCTTCAGCTCGAGTGAGGTGAGTTTGCCGTCCGCAGGAAGCCCTCGGCACAGACAGATGCCGCTATAACCGCCAAGGGCACCGATTTCGAGAATATTTCTAGCGCCGGCCGTCTGTACCAGCATGGTCAGCAGTCGGCCATATACCGGTGCCACCGAAACCTCCGGCATCCCATGCTCGCGGATGACCTCTATCACGAACTGAAGCTCTTCATCTTCAGGGTATAATTGGTTAACATAATCATCAGGGGTCGTAAGCAATGAATCCGCCTCCTTTGTCTTCATAAGATGCGTTGTTTCCCGTTAAACCTAACGAGAACTATCATATGATAATTGTCTTAGTCAATGCAATCGCCTATACTATATAGATTGAACCGGCGGCGACTATCGCCGTACACATGTTAAATGGAGTTGACGTCGTTAATGCCTCGATTACAATTGATCGCGACGGCCCCGATGGGGCTGGAAGCTGTCGTTGCCCGCGAGTTGAAAGAGCTCGGGTACACCGACATGGAAGTAGAGAATGGTAGAGTTACCTTTTCAGGTGACCTGATTGATATTTGCCGCTGCAATCTGTGGCTCCGGACGTCGGACCGTATTCTCGTCAAGATGGGTGAGTTTAAAGCCTTTACCTTCGACGAACTCTTTGAAGGAACCAAAGCTCTTCCATGGGAAGAGTGGATTCCGGCGGATGGCGAATTTCCTGTGGAAGGGCGTTCCCATAAATCGCAGCTTAGCAGCGTTCCCGCCTGTCAGGGCATCGTGAAAAAAGCAATCGTGGAGAAGCTGAAGCTCTCGCACCGTACGGAATGGTTTCCCGAGGACGGCCCCCGTTATGTAGTCGAGGTTTCTCTCTTGAAGGATCGAGCCATACTGACCCTTGATACTACAGGACCAGCCCTTCATAAACGTGGCTACCGCAAGCTGGTTACGGAAGCTCCGCTGAAGGAAACCATGGCTTCCGCCCTGCTGCAATTAAGCCGCTGGGGCCCGCATCGTCCGCTGTATGACCCATGCTGCGGTTCGGGCACCATTCTGATCGAAGCCGCCATGATGGCCTGGAATATTGCGCCCGGCCTGCGCCGCTCGTTCCCGTCCGAGCATTGGGATATCATCGGAGACAACCTCTGGGAAGATGCGCGCGAGGAGGCTTTTGACGCTGTGAAGGACGATATTCCGCTGCATATCGCCGGAAGCGATATCGACCCGAAAGCGATCGAAGTAGCCAAAGCCGCCGCCAAAAGTGCGGGACTTGCCGGCGAAATCGACTTTAGAGTCCTCCCTGCTGCCAAAGCCATACCTGAAGGTGAATATGGTTGTATTATCACCAATCCACCCTATGGCGAGCGGTTAAGCGAGAAAGAAGAGGTTGAACGTCTCATTCGCCAGCTCGGATCCGTAACGCATTCACTCCCGACCTGGTCCTTCTTCGCGCTTAGCCCGACCAAGCAATTCGAGCATTACTTCGGCCGCAAGGCGGACAAGCGCCGCAAGCTGTTCAATGGCCGGATCGAATGCCAGTATTATCAATACCTGGGCCCCTTGCCGCCGCGTAACAAATCGGCGGAATAACGAAATGACGCTTCCTGCAATCGCCGCCCTTGGGCGGCTTTTTTGCTCGGTCATCCAGGCCAAGCTATAATAAAAAGATGTTTTTGAAAAAAGGAGGATACCCACGTGCTCTCATCCCCATCATGGAGCGATATCCGAAGCCGGGTCTCCAAAGGGCTGCATTACCGATACACCGCATATTTATTATTCCTTATCCTCATGATGTACAAGCTGATCATGCTTGATCATCATCTCCATATTACCAACATGAAGCTGGATCAGACAGACTATGTGATCGCTGTTGGCTCGCTCCTGCTGATCTCCTTCTGGACCTTGTGGCTTCCGGCAAGAGGCCGGCTTGCGGCCTTAACTTTCTTAAATCTCTTATGGACGGGGATTCTGTACGCCGATTTGATCTATTATCGCTACTTCGATGATTTCATTACAGTGCCGGTACTTATGCAGGCCGGACAAGTCGGTTCCCTCGGGGATAGCATTCGTTCCCTGATTCATGCGTCCGATCTGTTCTTTTTTATCGATTGGCTTATGATCGTCCCATTTACTGCCGTGATGGTGTTCCGCAAACGGAGATCCACCTTGGGAACTTACACTCTCCCGGGTGAAAATCGCCAGCATCGGCGGAACCGGATCATTCGCCGTTTGGTAACAGGCACACTTGTGTTCATCCTCGGCATGGTCATGACTTTCATTCCGATCAAGAAAGCGTCCAATACATGGGCCGTTGGCCTCTTTGAAGGCAATTGGTGGAATATTACGCTGTATAATGTGACGGGACTGATCGGCTTTCACGGTTATGATATCTACCGTTATGGACGAGATCATCTCGTGGGGCAGCCCAAGCTTCCGGAAGAGGAAATCAATCAGATCAAGGCATGGTTTGATGCTAAACGTATGGAGCCGTCCGATACGGACGCCTTGTTTGGCAAGTATAAAGGCAGCAATGTCATCATGATTCAGACGGAGGCCTTCATGAATTTTGTCATCGGCCAGTCGATCGGGGGGCAGGAAATCACCCCTAACTTCAACCGTTTGATGAAGGACAGTATGTATTTCAGCAATTTTTATCATCAAACCGGTCAAGGGCGAACGTCCGACGCGGACTTTGTCACGCACAGCTCCTTGCTTCCGCTGCCTACAGGTTCCGTATTTACGCGATATGCTGATCGCGAGTACGATACCCTTCCGGAGATTCTGAAAGAACAGGGCTATGGCGCAAACGTGTTCCATGCCTATGACAGCAGCTTCTGGAACCGTACCACAATGTACCGAGAAATGAATTACGACCGGTTTTACAGCAAGAAAGATTTTGAAATGAACGATGTGCAGGGATGGTCATTGAGCGACAAAGCGTTCTTCGCGCAATCGCTGGATGCGATGAAAGGCATCAAAGAGCCCTTCTATTCCTTCCTGATTACGTTAACGAGCCATCATCCGTATTATGTCCCCAAGGATGGGGTGAAGCTGGATACAGGGGCTTTTGAAGGCTCAATATTCGGGAACTATTTGCAGTCGATCCACTATGTTGACGAAGCATTCGGCCAGTTTGTCGAGCAGATGAAACAGCAAGGACTGTGGGATAACACCATATTGATCATCTATGGGGATCACGACAATTCGATCAAAGAAAAAGCGGACTATGAGAAATTCCTGGGACGAGAACTGAATGCACTCGACATGGAGCAAATCATGAATCAGGTTCCCCTGCTCATCCGCCTGCCTGATGGGAAGCAAGCCGGAGTATATCCGGAAGCCGCTGGCATGATGAACGTGACACCAAGTATTCTTCATCTTCTCGGCGTGCCAAAAGAACCGTATTACTGGATCGGAAGCCATCTGTTGGATAACAAGCCGCGTCTAATTCCGCTGCGCAGCGGCGCATTCTCCGATGAGAAAGTGTTCTACCTGCCAACCGAAACGGCCGGACTTGAAGGGGGAACCTGCTACGATCTTGCGACGCGTCAGCCGACCGATATTCAGGCCTGCCGTGAAGGTTATGATAAGACACAGGAGCAGCTGCGTATTTCCGATCAAGTGATCACGTATGACCTGCTGAAGTTATTTAAATCACAGGGCGAAGCGAATGCCCGATAACCGGGCCTAACATTAACAAATTCCAAATTTTATTCAGCCTCTGATCGCTGTTGACTGGGGCTGCTTTAAACCAAACCAACCAGGCTGATCATATCCATCAGCCTGGTTGGTTTTTCGAGCTAGGCGTGTCCGAAGAGGCACGCCTAGCTGCATTTATGAAGAATCATCTTTTTACTGGTAACATTTCTTATATCAAGCCCGGCGGGTAACCGACTCAAGATGTTTTCTCCGATTGACAAGCGTTCCGTACATCAGCACAAGCCCCATCCATGCCAGGCTAGCAACAATCCCGAGTGTCATATAGGCAATGTCAGGTGCAAAGAGTCGTATGGAATTCCAAGGGGAGCTTGTCAGACGCGTGAAGAGCGGAATGATGCCAGCTGACATCGCAAATAGAACCAAACTCAGCGGAAGCGTGAGATATAACTTCAAGTTGCGTTTCTTCATTCTTAGCAGCAACCATATCAGAATAGCGAGCAGGATGAACAAAGTTCCCGCCAATCCCCAAATCATCGGATGGACTCCAGCGGAAGGAGGTTTCGGGTCTTGTCCGTCTAGTATCCCCCTCAAATCCTTTGAGACCTGAGACAATCTGGCTTCCTCCAAAATGTGATTCTTGTTGGTTAAAATAACGGCCCCTACGCCCCGATCAGGGATGAAGAAGATTTCCGCCCGTGCCTCCGGCGTTGATCCGGAATGCCATACCAGAGTCTCGCCTTGGTCCGTCTCGCTTATTCTCCAGCCAAAACCATAGGCGCGATCCGGTCGATGCTGAACTAGAGGCGACAGGAGCAGCTCCTTATATTCTCGACGAAGCAACATGTCGTTATCTTGGAGCAAAAATTGGAGATACCGTGCCATATCGTCGATACTCGCCGTGATATAACCATAAGAAGCACCGCTATTGTCATAGGGAACGCTGCTCACTCGCGGATAGCCGAACCAGGATTGATACCCTTGTTCAAACCCGGATCGAACCGCCCGCTCCTCATCGGCTGCAGCTGTACTCATGCCCAGCGGGCCAAACACATGCTGCTCCATATAATCGGCATAGGATTGACCCGACACCTCCTCCAGAACTGCACCCAGGATCATATAATTGGCGTTACTGTATTGATGTTGTTCCCCTGGCGCTCTGCTAAGCTTCGCGTGGGAGAGATTGCGCACATTCTCTTTCAGGGCAGAAGCATCCTTCGCACCCACATCGGAATACTCCATGCCCGTATATGTACTATATCCGCTCGTCTGAGCAAGCAATTGCCTTATCGTTATTGACGACGCCTCGGAAGACGCTTCGGCCGCAAACCATGGCAGATAGGTCCCAATGGACTCATCCAAGTCGACCTGGCCCGACTCCACAAGCTGGACAATCCCTAACGCCGTCATGGATTTGGAGATGGATCCGAGGAAAAATGGAGTATTGGAGCTGACCGTGCTGCCTTCTGCTGTAACGCCATAACTGTTTGTATACAGCGTGTCCCCATCCTGTACGATGGCAACGGAAAGGCCCGGAATTTGATATTCCTCCATCATCGCTTTCATGTAGAGGGCAACCTTATCGGTCATGCCTTCATCCGCTTCGACAACGTTCCCCCATGTCGGAAGTAGAAATGCTAGAACGGTTACAACGACATACGTCCACTTCTTTCTCATAACACGCTTCCTCCTTTTGTAAAACGGAGGGCACGTCTATGTTTTCTTTTACCAAAGACGTAGACCAGAATCGTAACGAGCACCGATATCGAAAGGCTGGATACGATCAACATCATATTCCACCACATCTGATCGGATATCCGGTACAACAGATTGAAGCCGGTTATCTCAAACCCCTTCACCCATGCCGTCGTTAATGAGAAGGAAAACAACAGCTGACATAGGATATAAACGGCCGCAAAGACCAGTGGATATTTCATAAAGCCCCATACACTAAGCCGCCCGCTACGCGGTTCCGGTTCTTCAGGAACAGACTCGAGATCCCTGGCGTCTTGTACTCTAACCAAACCTTGCACCTCTGCATAATCCCTGACATACATATTGGGAGAGCCCAGATCTTCAAGACCATTCTCCCCGTGCTCCCTGCTTGCCTCCAGATGCTCCTGGATCTGTTCGACAACGGCCTCGACCTGGCTTGACGTCATTTCGTATCGTTTCAACTCGCGGCGAACGGCCGCGATAAATTGTTCTTCTTCATAGGATAATATCATGATCTCTGGCTCTCCTGTTCCACGCCATCTTCAAAACGCTGCACATTCGATGAAAGCAATGATCGAATATCCTGCTGCAGCTCCTGCCACTCCTGAATTTTCTTATCCAGAAACAAATCTCCGCTAGGCGTTATTTCGTAATACACTCTGGCTTTACCGCTCTCGCTAAACTCCCTCGTATCCGTCACCCATCCCTGATCTTTCAGCTTGGACAGGATTGGATAAATGCTTCCTACTCCCTTCAATTTCAGTCGGTGTTTCTCCAGCTCCTTCATAATCTCGTAACCATAACTCTTTCCATGACTCAGAATGGCCAATACGCACATTTCCAAATGCCCTTTAATTAAACTTGTTCTATCCATGACAACAATTTAACAAAAATATATATCGGAATCAAGTATATAATTCAAATACGTATATCAATATGTAAAAAAGCCCGTTCATTAGCTCGAAAGCTATTGAACGGACTGCACAGGATCATAAACTACTTTTTAGCTGAACGAAGCTTGGACAGACGTTCCTTCTCATCGCCTAACAACTCTTCCGCCAATTCCACCGCGTTCCGATTTCCCTGCTCAATCACCTGGGAAACCGCTTGCTCCGTATGGGATAACGAATTCTCCGCTTGCTGAATCAGCTGTTCCGTCGGATGGGACATTGCCGAGGATACGGCACGGTGCAGCTTCTCCACGGAATCTAGCGCGCTGTTGCTGGGACTGTTGGAGTGTAGACTGGAATCGTGACTGTTCATGACGGATGCTCCCTTCTAAAGTTGTTGTTCCCGTTGCCCTCTTAGCATGGATGGCTGAGCCAGGAACTATACCCGTAGAATGGGAATTCCACTTTAACTTCAATGCAGATGTGTTAAACAGCCTGTTTGTTATTTCACAAAAGGCAGCGCCTTTGCCAGCACTTCATCCTCTGTAGGCGCGCTGACATAACGGCCATTGATATACATAAATGCTCGTTTGCCGCAAGGACCGCAATAGGATTTACAGCCGATCTTAATGTCGGCATCCGGTACCATTTTCTTAATTTTCGGGATCATTGTCTTCAACTTCGTATGTCTGCACTTCTCGCAGACTCGAATATCATTAGCCATTGTTCATTACCTTCTTTATTCTGAAGTAACCTAGTGGTCGCCGTGATTGCCTTGGGACGGATTCGTAATTACAAAGCCTTCCTCAGGAAAATAAAGATAGTCGATTTTGACGCCGTCCAGGAAAGGTTGTCCTGCCTCCAAAATGACGTCGATCTCTTTATCTGTGGATACGATGACATCATTTTCCTTAGGCGTGTCCAGATCCAGGCCGTAGTGGGCATGATCGCCATGCGCATGGGTAACCAGCACGCGGAGTTTCTTATTCTTGTTCTCTTCCTTGTCCAGCTCTCGCTTTAACACCTTGGCGGCATTACGGGTAATTTTACATTTCACGTATATTCATCTCCTCACGGATGTTTCATTCAATATGTTATTGTAGACCCCTGCCAACTTTTTCGCAAGGGTCCGAGCCGTATTGTTACCGCCCGAAGCTCATTTACCGTACGCGCTTGGCGGGGCCCTGGTCCTCACCGATCAGACCTGGATATTTCCGTTCGACACGGGATACGAACCAGTTCATCAGCAGCATCGTGACTCCGATGTCATCGATCGGCAGCAAAGGCATAAAGTCCGGCAGCACCCAGTACAGCACAACGGGGACCAGAAATAAAAGCTTGTCCCCGAGTGCAACCCGGGAAGAGGCTAAATACCCGAATATCCGCTGGAATACATGCGACCAGCGCCGAAGCGACCATAATCTTCTCCACTTCATATTGTTCCCTCCATTCCAGGCAGCATGTCTATATCATTACCCAATTAGCAAATCTCTAAGAAATCCCGGAAACACGGTATTCCGGTGGCTGCAGCAATAAAAGCGCGAAAAGAGGCCACTGCCTTGTGATCCATTAAAGCAGCGGCCGTATTCTTCTATATTTTATACGTTGAATAGACCTATTCGTTTCAAACGATCTTATTCCAAAGACATAAACGCAGCTAGAATAGAACCCACCTCGACGCACAGATCCTCGAAATCCTCAAGCGGCAGCGGATTCATCCCATAACCAATCTCCACGGTAAAGCCCGGCCTCCGGTAATGCTGAATGAACCAATCCTTGTATCCTGCATCGCTGCCCTGCAGCTTCACCGGCCTGTAACCGCCGGCCTGACCTAATCTTCGGGCCATGTCCTCACTCTCCGGAGGTTCGTAGTCTCTATAATTCCAATAGATTTCCCTGCCTTGGCTGTGCAGGGAAATGGCCCGTTCCGGAGATATCGATAAAGTATGCTGATAGACGGCCTCGGCTTCTGGCTCACTTAGCGGCTTTGTCCCCGCATAATCCTGCGGCGACGGATGGATCTTGCCCCTCCGTGCGACTTCCTCATTCCAATGCGCAGGGAATTGATCCCCCAAATCCACGCCGTTAATATTAGCCTTCCAGCGGCGAAAGTCCTCGCGCCCGCCATTCCATTCGAGCAGACGCTCATAATATGGATGAGAAGGGGTAACGCCTTCTTGGACAAGCTCTACCCCATCCGGGTTCGCCATCGGCACGATCCATAACGTATAGTTCCGGTACCACGCATTCGGATCCTGAAAATAAACCGGTGACTCTTGCGATAAAGCCTTGCTATATTCCTCCATGAATCGCATCAGACAAGGGGTTGTGATCCATTCATTGGCATGCAGTGCTGCATTGATGTGAAGGTTTTTAGGGCCTTTGCCGATTTTGGCCGCATAAATGGGTTTGCCGAGCACACT
Above is a window of Paenibacillus sp. FSL K6-1330 DNA encoding:
- a CDS encoding serine hydrolase domain-containing protein; this translates as MRKKWTYVVVTVLAFLLPTWGNVVEADEGMTDKVALYMKAMMEEYQIPGLSVAIVQDGDTLYTNSYGVTAEGSTVSSNTPFFLGSISKSMTALGIVQLVESGQVDLDESIGTYLPWFAAEASSEASSITIRQLLAQTSGYSTYTGMEYSDVGAKDASALKENVRNLSHAKLSRAPGEQHQYSNANYMILGAVLEEVSGQSYADYMEQHVFGPLGMSTAAADEERAVRSGFEQGYQSWFGYPRVSSVPYDNSGASYGYITASIDDMARYLQFLLQDNDMLLRREYKELLLSPLVQHRPDRAYGFGWRISETDQGETLVWHSGSTPEARAEIFFIPDRGVGAVILTNKNHILEEARLSQVSKDLRGILDGQDPKPPSAGVHPMIWGLAGTLFILLAILIWLLLRMKKRNLKLYLTLPLSLVLFAMSAGIIPLFTRLTSSPWNSIRLFAPDIAYMTLGIVASLAWMGLVLMYGTLVNRRKHLESVTRRA
- a CDS encoding M14 family metallopeptidase, whose translation is MQQYVVQKGDTLRRVAARYSLAYEQLITANPWAAQQPYLQQGQMLYLPASLRRRYVIQEHDTFDSIASTFRFRKEALEELNPGLSAHHLPQGKTIVLPGTTHRRMIRLTGEYGPGDLERDIQEMQLRYPVIEWSVIGRSVLGKPIYAAKIGKGPKNLHINAALHANEWITTPCLMRFMEEYSKALSQESPVYFQDPNAWYRNYTLWIVPMANPDGVELVQEGVTPSHPYYERLLEWNGGREDFRRWKANINGVDLGDQFPAHWNEEVARRGKIHPSPQDYAGTKPLSEPEAEAVYQHTLSISPERAISLHSQGREIYWNYRDYEPPESEDMARRLGQAGGYRPVKLQGSDAGYKDWFIQHYRRPGFTVEIGYGMNPLPLEDFEDLCVEVGSILAAFMSLE
- a CDS encoding PadR family transcriptional regulator; the encoded protein is MDRTSLIKGHLEMCVLAILSHGKSYGYEIMKELEKHRLKLKGVGSIYPILSKLKDQGWVTDTREFSESGKARVYYEITPSGDLFLDKKIQEWQELQQDIRSLLSSNVQRFEDGVEQESQRS
- a CDS encoding DUF1450 domain-containing protein, translating into MANDIRVCEKCRHTKLKTMIPKIKKMVPDADIKIGCKSYCGPCGKRAFMYINGRYVSAPTEDEVLAKALPFVK
- a CDS encoding LTA synthase family protein, with product MLSSPSWSDIRSRVSKGLHYRYTAYLLFLILMMYKLIMLDHHLHITNMKLDQTDYVIAVGSLLLISFWTLWLPARGRLAALTFLNLLWTGILYADLIYYRYFDDFITVPVLMQAGQVGSLGDSIRSLIHASDLFFFIDWLMIVPFTAVMVFRKRRSTLGTYTLPGENRQHRRNRIIRRLVTGTLVFILGMVMTFIPIKKASNTWAVGLFEGNWWNITLYNVTGLIGFHGYDIYRYGRDHLVGQPKLPEEEINQIKAWFDAKRMEPSDTDALFGKYKGSNVIMIQTEAFMNFVIGQSIGGQEITPNFNRLMKDSMYFSNFYHQTGQGRTSDADFVTHSSLLPLPTGSVFTRYADREYDTLPEILKEQGYGANVFHAYDSSFWNRTTMYREMNYDRFYSKKDFEMNDVQGWSLSDKAFFAQSLDAMKGIKEPFYSFLITLTSHHPYYVPKDGVKLDTGAFEGSIFGNYLQSIHYVDEAFGQFVEQMKQQGLWDNTILIIYGDHDNSIKEKADYEKFLGRELNALDMEQIMNQVPLLIRLPDGKQAGVYPEAAGMMNVTPSILHLLGVPKEPYYWIGSHLLDNKPRLIPLRSGAFSDEKVFYLPTETAGLEGGTCYDLATRQPTDIQACREGYDKTQEQLRISDQVITYDLLKLFKSQGEANAR
- a CDS encoding iron-sulfur cluster assembly accessory protein, which produces MKCKITRNAAKVLKRELDKEENKNKKLRVLVTHAHGDHAHYGLDLDTPKENDVIVSTDKEIDVILEAGQPFLDGVKIDYLYFPEEGFVITNPSQGNHGDH